From a region of the Sporosarcina ureilytica genome:
- the rnc gene encoding ribonuclease III, producing the protein MTSKRTAMNPKNIFPQTVRNDFEELQRKLSIQFEEVSLLYNAFTHSSYVNEHRRKKYTDNERLEFLGDAVLELGVSQFLYTTEPTMSEGELTKLRAAIVCEPALVSFANELEFGRYVLLGKGEEQTGGRTRPALLADVFEAFIGALYTDQGMEAVTAFLDKVVFPKVSVGAFSHVMDYKSRLQEIVQQTNNGQLHYEVVEEKGPAHAKVFITVVQLDEEILGTGRGRSKKEAEQEAARHAIAELKS; encoded by the coding sequence ATGACAAGTAAACGTACAGCAATGAATCCAAAAAATATATTTCCCCAAACGGTTCGAAATGACTTTGAGGAATTGCAACGAAAACTTTCGATTCAATTTGAGGAAGTGTCACTTTTATACAATGCATTTACGCATTCATCATATGTGAATGAGCATCGAAGAAAAAAATATACAGATAATGAGCGACTTGAATTTTTAGGTGATGCGGTGTTAGAACTAGGTGTTTCCCAGTTTCTTTATACGACAGAGCCTACTATGAGCGAAGGAGAGTTGACCAAATTAAGAGCCGCAATTGTTTGCGAACCAGCGCTCGTTTCCTTTGCGAATGAACTTGAATTTGGTCGTTATGTTCTTTTAGGTAAAGGAGAAGAACAAACAGGTGGAAGAACACGTCCAGCTCTTTTAGCAGATGTTTTTGAAGCCTTTATCGGTGCATTATACACTGATCAAGGGATGGAAGCAGTAACCGCATTTCTTGATAAAGTAGTATTTCCGAAAGTAAGTGTCGGTGCTTTTTCGCATGTGATGGATTATAAAAGTCGGTTACAGGAAATTGTCCAGCAAACGAATAATGGACAGCTTCATTATGAAGTAGTAGAAGAAAAGGGCCCTGCCCATGCAAAAGTATTTATCACTGTTGTGCAGTTAGATGAAGAAATACTTGGTACCGGTAGAGGTAGGTCGAAGAAAGAAGCAGAGCAGGAAGCGGCCCGACATGCAATTGCAGAACTAAAGAGTTAG
- a CDS encoding acyl carrier protein, whose amino-acid sequence MATVTERVTKVIVDRLGVDESEVKTEASFRDDLGADSLDVVELVMELEDEFDMEISDDDAEKIATVGDAVSYIETKVN is encoded by the coding sequence TTGGCAACAGTAACTGAACGAGTAACTAAAGTAATCGTTGATCGACTAGGCGTCGATGAAAGCGAAGTTAAAACAGAAGCATCTTTCCGTGATGACCTCGGTGCGGACTCACTAGACGTAGTTGAGCTTGTAATGGAATTAGAAGATGAATTCGATATGGAGATTTCCGATGATGACGCTGAGAAGATTGCAACTGTCGGCGATGCAGTTTCATATATCGAAACAAAAGTGAACTAA
- the fabG gene encoding 3-oxoacyl-[acyl-carrier-protein] reductase: protein MSRFEGKSAIVTGASRGIGREIALQLGREGAKVAVNYSGSKDKAEEVVQLIQEAGGEAFAIQADVSNADSVKNLVDVTIATFGSIDILVNNAGITKDNLLMRMKEDEWDDVIDINLKGVFLCTKGVTRQMMRQRAGKIVNVASIVGVSGNPGQANYVAAKAGVIGLTKTSAKELASRNIYVNAVAPGFITTEMTDALSEDVKEQMLATIPLAKLGNAEHVAKTVLFLLSEDADYITGQTIHVDGGMVM, encoded by the coding sequence GTGAGTAGATTTGAAGGGAAATCAGCAATCGTCACGGGTGCATCTCGCGGAATTGGTCGTGAAATTGCACTTCAGTTAGGGCGTGAAGGTGCCAAAGTTGCGGTCAACTATAGCGGCAGTAAAGATAAGGCTGAAGAAGTCGTCCAACTAATTCAAGAAGCAGGCGGAGAAGCATTTGCAATCCAAGCAGATGTGTCTAACGCGGATAGTGTGAAAAACTTAGTAGACGTGACAATTGCAACATTCGGTTCAATTGATATACTTGTAAATAACGCTGGAATTACAAAAGATAATTTGCTCATGCGAATGAAAGAAGACGAGTGGGACGATGTCATTGACATTAACTTAAAAGGCGTTTTCCTCTGCACGAAAGGTGTTACACGTCAAATGATGCGCCAACGTGCAGGTAAAATTGTCAATGTTGCTTCCATCGTTGGTGTTTCAGGAAATCCAGGACAAGCAAATTATGTTGCCGCAAAAGCAGGTGTGATCGGATTAACGAAGACGTCAGCGAAAGAATTGGCATCACGTAATATCTATGTCAATGCAGTAGCACCAGGATTCATTACAACAGAAATGACTGATGCATTAAGCGAAGACGTGAAAGAACAAATGCTTGCGACGATTCCATTGGCGAAACTAGGGAATGCTGAACATGTCGCTAAGACTGTGTTATTCTTACTATCGGAAGACGCAGATTATATTACAGGACAAACAATCCATGTTGACGGTGGAATGGTGATGTAA
- the fabD gene encoding ACP S-malonyltransferase, with protein MTKIAFVFPGQGSQKVGMGTELVENHEQSKQFFTNADRVLGFSLSELIEEGPQEELTVTYNAQPALLTVGAMIASRLKGEGIQPDYTAGHSLGEYTALVASGVLTFEEGVLAVHKRGLYMNEAVPAGVGAMAAILGLDAETVSEITNKITESGDAVQPANLNCPGQIVISGTKTGVENACHELKEAGARRVIPLDVSGPFHSSLMKPAAEKLKATLDEITMQDATPPIIANVNAEIVEDSNQLKDLLVEQLYSPVRWEDSVRTMLDNGVTHFIECGPGKVLSGLIKKIDRKATVLSVYDEKSLAEVLEASKGWSE; from the coding sequence ATGACGAAGATTGCTTTCGTATTTCCTGGACAAGGTTCTCAAAAGGTAGGAATGGGTACTGAATTAGTAGAGAATCATGAGCAAAGTAAACAGTTTTTTACGAATGCTGACCGCGTACTCGGCTTTTCATTAAGTGAACTAATTGAAGAAGGGCCTCAGGAAGAATTAACAGTTACTTACAATGCACAACCTGCATTGTTGACGGTGGGCGCGATGATTGCGAGTCGCTTAAAAGGAGAAGGAATTCAACCAGATTATACAGCAGGCCATAGTCTTGGTGAATATACAGCACTCGTAGCTTCAGGTGTTCTTACATTTGAAGAAGGTGTATTAGCTGTTCATAAACGCGGATTGTATATGAACGAAGCAGTACCGGCAGGCGTTGGTGCGATGGCAGCTATCCTTGGATTAGATGCTGAAACTGTATCCGAAATTACGAACAAGATTACAGAGAGCGGGGATGCTGTCCAACCAGCGAATTTGAACTGTCCTGGACAAATTGTCATTTCCGGAACGAAAACAGGCGTTGAAAACGCTTGTCATGAATTAAAAGAAGCGGGCGCTAGAAGAGTCATTCCGTTAGATGTGAGTGGTCCATTCCACTCTTCACTTATGAAGCCAGCTGCCGAGAAACTTAAGGCAACGCTTGATGAAATTACAATGCAAGACGCAACACCGCCAATTATTGCGAATGTAAATGCGGAGATTGTTGAGGATAGCAATCAGTTAAAGGATCTACTTGTCGAACAGTTATATTCCCCGGTACGTTGGGAAGATTCTGTTCGAACGATGTTAGATAATGGCGTGACACATTTTATCGAATGTGGACCTGGTAAAGTGTTGAGCGGATTAATTAAGAAGATTGATAGGAAAGCGACAGTTTTATCTGTCTATGATGAGAAATCATTAGCGGAAGTATTGGAAGCTTCGAAAGGGTGGTCAGAGTGA
- the plsX gene encoding phosphate acyltransferase PlsX: protein MIIALDGMGGDHAPGEIIQGAMESLNEFTDIHIHIYGDEEKMAPYLQRHERLKVFHCTEIIEPDDEPVRAIRRKKDASMVRMAQAVKENEADAGVSAGNTGALMAAGLFIVGRIDGIERPALAPTLPTVDGQGFVMLDLGANADAKPEHLGQYAVMGSIYAEKVRGIATPRVGLLNIGTEEGKGNELTKAAFDILSEAPINFIGNVEARDLLMGAADVIVTDGFTGNMVLKTIEGTALGFFTMLKEVYMSSIKTKLSAALVKNELGGLKNKMDYSEYGGAGLFGLKAPIIKAHGSSNARAIYNAIRQARTMVQYEVTETIHETIGKGLTK from the coding sequence ATGATTATTGCTTTAGATGGAATGGGTGGCGACCATGCGCCAGGCGAAATTATTCAAGGTGCAATGGAAAGTTTGAATGAATTTACAGATATACATATACATATTTATGGTGATGAAGAAAAGATGGCGCCTTATTTACAAAGGCATGAACGTTTAAAGGTTTTTCATTGTACGGAAATAATTGAGCCAGATGATGAACCGGTCCGTGCGATTCGCCGAAAAAAAGATGCGTCGATGGTACGGATGGCGCAAGCAGTTAAAGAAAATGAAGCAGATGCAGGTGTTTCGGCGGGAAACACTGGAGCGCTAATGGCGGCAGGCCTTTTTATTGTCGGTAGAATCGACGGGATTGAAAGACCGGCACTCGCACCGACGCTTCCAACAGTAGACGGCCAAGGCTTTGTTATGCTGGATCTCGGTGCAAATGCAGACGCGAAGCCAGAGCATCTCGGTCAATATGCTGTGATGGGAAGTATTTACGCGGAAAAAGTTCGTGGCATTGCAACGCCTCGAGTTGGGCTGTTAAATATTGGGACTGAAGAAGGAAAAGGAAATGAATTAACAAAAGCAGCATTTGATATTCTTTCGGAAGCGCCGATCAACTTCATTGGAAACGTTGAAGCCCGTGATTTATTAATGGGAGCGGCCGATGTAATTGTAACAGACGGCTTTACAGGCAATATGGTATTGAAAACAATTGAAGGTACTGCGCTTGGCTTTTTCACAATGCTTAAAGAAGTGTATATGTCCTCGATAAAAACTAAACTATCTGCTGCACTTGTGAAGAACGAGTTAGGCGGATTGAAAAATAAAATGGATTACTCCGAATATGGCGGTGCTGGGTTATTTGGCCTGAAAGCCCCAATTATTAAAGCACATGGCTCGTCAAATGCCCGTGCAATTTATAATGCGATTCGACAAGCAAGAACAATGGTGCAATATGAAGTTACAGAAACGATTCATGAAACGATTGGGAAGGGGTTAACAAAATGA
- the fapR gene encoding transcription factor FapR, producing the protein MRMPKKERQLRLGKLIEENPFVTDEDLSKHFEVSVQTIRLDRLECGIPELRKRLKQVATQTMAGEVKSLGSDEVIGDIIDIKLDARAISIFDVTADHVFQRNGIARGHHLFAQANSLAVAVMDDDLALTVKSNIEFLKPVKAGDRVVARAEVIKETVKEKRTLVKVDLTVGDVLVVTGQFYMYRTTDKKQEDKQ; encoded by the coding sequence GTGCGAATGCCTAAAAAAGAAAGGCAGCTACGTCTGGGAAAATTGATAGAAGAAAATCCATTTGTAACAGATGAAGACCTTTCCAAACATTTTGAGGTTAGTGTTCAAACAATCCGATTGGATCGACTTGAATGTGGAATTCCGGAATTACGTAAACGTTTGAAGCAAGTCGCTACACAGACAATGGCCGGAGAAGTAAAATCATTAGGGTCAGATGAAGTGATTGGCGATATTATTGATATTAAACTCGATGCCAGAGCCATCTCGATTTTTGATGTTACTGCGGACCATGTTTTTCAACGAAATGGAATTGCTAGAGGACATCATTTATTCGCACAAGCAAATTCACTAGCTGTTGCGGTTATGGATGATGACCTGGCATTGACAGTTAAATCCAATATTGAATTTCTTAAACCTGTCAAAGCCGGTGATAGAGTTGTTGCACGTGCCGAAGTAATAAAGGAAACTGTAAAAGAGAAACGTACCTTAGTTAAAGTAGATTTGACTGTAGGTGATGTTCTTGTAGTTACAGGACAATTCTATATGTACCGCACGACGGATAAGAAGCAGGAGGATAAACAATGA
- the recG gene encoding ATP-dependent DNA helicase RecG, protein MGQRQAVTTILHHDVKTIKGIGQKASEQLEKLGIFTISDLIMTFPYRHDDFTLKDLAETPHNERVTVEGRVESEPSVQFFGNKRSRLEVRLLAGRHLVRAVFFNQHYLKDRMMPGNTVTVTGKWDRGRQTINVSNFSVGPKDEQSNFEPIYSLKGAMHQKTFRRFMRSALDSIGDEFEESLPAGLLEAYKLPKIKQALEMIHFPESPAQMKHARRRFVYEELLLFQMKMQAMKKVRKEAEKGMPINYDLDKVKKFIASLPFELTNAQKRVVNELCAELKSEVRMNRLLQGDVGSGKTVVAAIGLYAAITAGFQGAMMAPTEILAEQHATSLAEWLEPFNVSVAFLSGSTKGKARKQLLEMLEEGKIDLLIGTHALIQPDVIFKNLGFVITDEQHRFGVEQRRVLREKGIDPDVLFMTATPIPRTLAITAYGEMDVSVLDELPAGRKEIETHWLKEDALQPVLRKMAGELQKGRQAYVICPLIEESDKLDVQNAVDVYNQLSVYFQGRFKVGLMHGRLHPDEKEQIMREFSEGAIDVLVSTTVVEVGVNVPNATFMLIYDATRFGLSQLHQLRGRVGRGAEQSYCVLLADPKTEEGKERMHSMTETNDGFVLAEKDLELRGAGDFFGKKQSGLPEFKMADLVHDYRALDTARKDAEQLLASEEFWRAEEYGVLRGLLEQSGALSADRMD, encoded by the coding sequence GTGGGACAAAGGCAAGCAGTGACCACAATCCTTCATCATGATGTAAAAACGATTAAAGGGATTGGGCAAAAGGCGAGCGAGCAACTTGAAAAACTGGGCATTTTCACAATTTCAGATTTAATTATGACATTCCCGTATCGGCATGATGATTTTACATTAAAAGATTTAGCTGAAACACCACATAACGAAAGAGTGACGGTTGAAGGAAGGGTCGAAAGTGAGCCTTCCGTTCAATTTTTTGGAAATAAACGGTCCCGCCTAGAAGTTAGGTTACTTGCAGGAAGACATCTCGTAAGAGCAGTCTTTTTTAATCAACATTATTTAAAAGACCGAATGATGCCGGGCAATACTGTGACGGTAACTGGAAAATGGGACCGTGGTCGACAAACAATTAACGTAAGCAATTTTTCGGTAGGTCCAAAAGATGAACAATCAAATTTCGAACCTATTTATAGCTTGAAAGGTGCCATGCATCAAAAAACTTTCAGACGGTTTATGAGAAGTGCGCTAGATAGTATTGGAGATGAATTTGAAGAGTCATTGCCAGCTGGACTACTTGAAGCGTACAAATTACCGAAAATAAAACAGGCACTGGAAATGATTCATTTTCCTGAAAGTCCTGCACAAATGAAACACGCAAGAAGACGCTTTGTCTATGAGGAATTACTTTTATTTCAAATGAAAATGCAAGCGATGAAGAAGGTAAGAAAAGAAGCGGAAAAAGGCATGCCGATAAACTACGATCTTGATAAAGTGAAAAAGTTTATCGCATCGTTGCCATTTGAATTAACGAATGCACAAAAAAGAGTTGTGAATGAACTTTGCGCTGAATTAAAGAGCGAAGTGCGAATGAATCGACTTCTTCAAGGAGATGTAGGTTCAGGAAAAACAGTTGTTGCGGCAATAGGTCTTTATGCAGCCATTACTGCTGGTTTTCAAGGTGCGATGATGGCCCCGACAGAAATTTTAGCAGAACAACATGCAACTTCTCTTGCGGAATGGCTAGAACCATTTAATGTATCCGTTGCATTTTTATCAGGTTCAACAAAAGGAAAAGCACGAAAGCAACTTCTGGAAATGCTGGAAGAAGGAAAAATTGATTTGTTGATTGGTACGCATGCGCTTATTCAACCAGATGTTATTTTTAAAAACTTAGGGTTTGTCATTACAGACGAGCAGCATCGATTTGGTGTCGAACAACGTCGTGTTCTTCGTGAAAAAGGGATTGACCCCGATGTGCTCTTTATGACTGCCACGCCGATACCACGAACATTAGCCATTACGGCTTATGGTGAAATGGATGTATCGGTATTGGATGAATTGCCGGCTGGTAGAAAAGAAATTGAAACGCATTGGTTGAAAGAAGATGCTTTACAGCCAGTTTTGAGAAAAATGGCAGGTGAATTGCAAAAGGGGCGCCAAGCGTACGTGATTTGTCCGCTTATTGAAGAATCCGACAAACTTGATGTGCAAAATGCTGTCGATGTATATAACCAATTATCGGTATATTTTCAAGGCAGATTTAAAGTTGGCCTCATGCATGGGCGTCTTCATCCAGACGAAAAAGAACAGATTATGCGTGAGTTTAGCGAAGGTGCGATTGATGTCCTAGTTTCAACAACAGTTGTTGAAGTAGGCGTAAACGTTCCGAATGCAACATTTATGTTAATTTATGATGCAACGCGCTTTGGTTTATCCCAACTCCACCAATTAAGAGGACGTGTCGGGCGAGGCGCTGAACAATCTTATTGTGTGCTTTTAGCAGATCCAAAGACAGAAGAAGGTAAAGAACGAATGCATTCGATGACAGAAACAAATGATGGATTTGTTTTAGCTGAAAAGGACCTTGAATTAAGAGGGGCCGGTGACTTTTTCGGTAAAAAGCAAAGTGGACTCCCAGAATTTAAAATGGCAGATCTCGTTCATGATTACCGGGCGCTTGATACAGCGAGGAAAGACGCTGAACAACTTCTAGCATCAGAAGAGTTTTGGCGTGCAGAGGAATACGGTGTGCTAAGGGGACTTCTAGAACAGTCAGGCGCTTTAAGTGCCGATCGAATGGACTGA
- the sdaAA gene encoding L-serine ammonia-lyase, iron-sulfur-dependent, subunit alpha: protein MEVLFKSVKELVALAESSKKPISEIMIEQEMLLSRRTREEIIAQMDNNLTVMEEAVEKGLQGVQSTSGLTGGDAVLIQKYMASGKSLSGDLILDAVSKAVATNEVNAAMGTICATPTAGAAGIVPGTLFAVIDKLNPTREQMLNYLFTTGAFGFVVANNASISGAAGGCQAETGSAASMAAAAIVEMAGGTPQQSAEAFSIVMKNMLGLVCDPVAGLVEVPCVKRNAMGAAKALVGADMALAGVVSRIPTDEVIDAMHRIGQSMPSALRETAKGGLATTPTGKALEAKIFGGTKASSDHNPSS from the coding sequence ATGGAAGTATTATTCAAATCTGTAAAAGAACTAGTCGCCTTAGCGGAATCAAGTAAAAAGCCGATTTCGGAAATTATGATAGAACAGGAAATGCTTCTGTCACGACGAACACGTGAAGAAATTATTGCGCAAATGGATAATAATTTAACGGTAATGGAAGAAGCTGTTGAAAAAGGTTTGCAAGGCGTTCAGTCCACGTCAGGTTTAACTGGCGGGGATGCTGTTTTAATTCAAAAATATATGGCTTCTGGCAAGTCCTTATCAGGCGATTTAATATTAGATGCTGTGAGTAAAGCGGTCGCAACAAATGAAGTAAATGCGGCGATGGGAACAATTTGTGCAACACCAACTGCGGGAGCGGCGGGTATCGTACCCGGAACGCTATTTGCAGTAATAGATAAATTGAATCCGACGAGAGAGCAGATGCTCAATTATTTATTTACAACAGGTGCATTTGGATTTGTTGTAGCAAATAATGCGTCTATTTCAGGTGCGGCGGGCGGATGTCAAGCAGAAACAGGGTCGGCAGCTTCTATGGCCGCTGCTGCAATCGTTGAAATGGCAGGGGGAACACCACAGCAAAGTGCAGAAGCTTTCTCTATTGTCATGAAAAACATGCTCGGGCTCGTTTGCGATCCGGTTGCAGGGCTCGTTGAAGTGCCATGTGTGAAACGAAACGCGATGGGGGCTGCAAAAGCGCTTGTCGGAGCGGATATGGCACTTGCTGGCGTTGTGAGTCGTATTCCAACAGACGAAGTAATTGATGCAATGCACCGAATCGGACAATCTATGCCGTCAGCTTTACGGGAAACTGCCAAAGGGGGACTCGCCACAACACCAACTGGAAAGGCATTGGAAGCAAAAATATTTGGTGGGACAAAGGCAAGCAGTGACCACAATCCTTCATCATGA
- the sdaAB gene encoding L-serine ammonia-lyase, iron-sulfur-dependent subunit beta, with protein sequence MKFRSVFDIIGPVMIGPSSSHTAGAARIGRVARTLFGRQPEWAKIYLYGSFAETYKGHGTDVAIIGGLMDYDTFDERIKTAFEDAKKAGFTFEFIPEEEEMEHPNTAKIVIGDENSVMELTGISIGGGKMEVVELNGFPLRLSGNYPALLVVHQDRAGLIASVANALAKRGVNIAHMEVGRKEKGKMALMVIEVDQLIDDDIINELRGLPHITQVSTIAE encoded by the coding sequence ATGAAGTTTAGATCAGTATTCGATATTATTGGGCCAGTCATGATTGGACCATCGTCATCTCATACGGCAGGTGCGGCAAGGATTGGCCGTGTTGCAAGAACTTTATTTGGAAGGCAGCCGGAATGGGCAAAAATATATTTATATGGTTCATTTGCAGAGACATATAAAGGTCATGGGACAGATGTCGCGATTATTGGCGGATTAATGGATTACGATACATTTGATGAACGAATAAAGACAGCATTTGAAGATGCAAAGAAAGCTGGCTTTACATTTGAGTTTATTCCTGAAGAGGAAGAAATGGAACATCCAAATACTGCGAAAATTGTAATTGGCGATGAAAACAGTGTCATGGAATTAACGGGGATTTCAATTGGCGGTGGAAAAATGGAAGTTGTCGAGTTAAATGGTTTCCCGTTAAGACTTTCAGGAAATTATCCTGCACTGCTCGTAGTTCACCAAGATCGAGCGGGACTCATTGCGAGTGTTGCCAATGCACTTGCTAAACGAGGCGTTAATATTGCACATATGGAAGTTGGCAGAAAAGAAAAAGGAAAAATGGCTTTAATGGTCATTGAAGTCGATCAATTAATAGATGACGATATTATTAATGAATTAAGAGGGTTGCCGCATATCACGCAAGTCTCTACGATAGCGGAATAA
- a CDS encoding DAK2 domain-containing protein: MKFIDGVKFSEMVKLGAHHLYENADYVDSLNVFPVPDGDTGTNMNLSMSSGAKEIEANTVEHIGETAEALSKGLLMGARGNSGVILSQLFRGFGKAIEEEAEIDGKKFAEALKYGVETAYKAVMKPVEGTILTVAKDAANAAVEKANSTDDVIEVMETVVAEAKASLERTPELLAVLKEVGVVDSGGQGLVYVYEGFLACLKGEELPVRTDVQSMDELVNAAHHQSVQDFMSTDDIIYGYCTEFMVKFEPEKLIENPFDEGEYRQELSEFGDSLLVISDDEIAKVHIHSETPGDVLTFSQKYGSLINMKIENMRQQHEDIVGKKANDKKEKHPYAVVTVAMGTGIAELLKSVGASVVIEGGQTMNPSTQDIVKAIEGVGAERVLILPNNKNIVMAAEQAAEHLGIEAAVVPTTTVPEGLSAILAFNPEADVEVNKNAMIEAASYVKTAQVTYAVRDTTIDGIDIKKGAFMGINSGKIVTTNPLLEEVTKSLLQKIIDEESEIITVLYGEDVSEEEATHIENYIDEHFDHVDVEVYNGKQPLYPYIISVE; encoded by the coding sequence ATGAAGTTTATTGATGGAGTGAAATTTTCAGAAATGGTGAAGCTCGGTGCCCATCACCTTTATGAAAATGCGGATTACGTTGATTCGCTTAACGTTTTCCCAGTTCCGGACGGAGATACAGGGACGAATATGAATTTGTCCATGTCATCAGGAGCTAAAGAAATTGAAGCTAATACAGTCGAACATATTGGCGAAACGGCAGAAGCCCTTTCAAAAGGCTTATTAATGGGCGCGCGTGGAAACTCAGGCGTTATTCTTTCTCAATTGTTCCGAGGATTCGGAAAAGCAATAGAAGAAGAAGCAGAGATTGACGGAAAGAAATTTGCAGAAGCATTAAAATACGGAGTCGAAACGGCTTATAAGGCTGTTATGAAGCCTGTCGAGGGAACAATCTTAACAGTTGCAAAAGATGCAGCGAATGCGGCAGTAGAAAAAGCGAATTCCACAGATGATGTCATTGAAGTGATGGAAACCGTCGTAGCTGAAGCGAAAGCCTCCCTCGAACGTACACCTGAACTACTCGCTGTATTGAAGGAAGTTGGGGTTGTTGACAGTGGCGGTCAAGGTCTCGTTTACGTTTATGAAGGGTTTCTGGCTTGTCTGAAAGGTGAAGAGTTACCAGTTAGAACAGATGTCCAATCTATGGATGAGCTTGTGAATGCGGCGCATCATCAAAGTGTTCAAGACTTTATGAGTACAGATGATATTATTTACGGCTATTGTACCGAGTTCATGGTAAAGTTTGAGCCCGAAAAACTTATTGAAAATCCTTTTGATGAGGGAGAATACCGTCAAGAACTAAGTGAATTTGGAGACTCCTTGCTGGTAATTTCTGATGACGAAATTGCAAAAGTACATATTCATTCAGAAACACCGGGCGATGTCCTAACATTCAGCCAAAAGTACGGTTCACTTATCAATATGAAGATTGAAAATATGCGACAGCAACACGAAGACATTGTAGGAAAGAAAGCAAATGACAAAAAAGAAAAGCATCCTTATGCCGTTGTTACTGTAGCGATGGGGACGGGTATTGCTGAATTATTAAAGAGTGTCGGAGCTTCAGTCGTCATTGAAGGTGGCCAAACGATGAATCCTTCAACTCAAGACATCGTTAAAGCGATTGAAGGTGTTGGTGCGGAAAGAGTTCTTATTTTGCCGAACAATAAAAATATCGTAATGGCAGCGGAACAAGCGGCAGAACATCTAGGTATCGAAGCAGCGGTTGTACCTACTACGACGGTTCCCGAAGGTCTTTCAGCAATATTAGCATTTAATCCGGAAGCTGATGTTGAAGTAAATAAAAATGCAATGATTGAAGCTGCTTCATATGTGAAAACAGCTCAAGTGACATACGCAGTTCGTGACACTACAATTGATGGCATTGATATTAAAAAAGGTGCCTTCATGGGAATTAATAGCGGCAAAATTGTTACGACGAATCCTTTATTAGAAGAAGTAACAAAGTCTCTATTACAAAAGATTATTGATGAAGAATCTGAAATTATTACAGTATTATATGGTGAAGATGTGAGCGAGGAAGAAGCAACACACATCGAAAACTATATAGACGAGCACTTCGACCATGTCGATGTTGAAGTATATAATGGAAAACAACCATTATATCCATATATCATTTCTGTGGAATAA
- a CDS encoding Asp23/Gls24 family envelope stress response protein, translating to MSIEVKNEYGKIDITNDVIAQIVGEASIECYGIVGMASRHQIRDGLTEILRKENFARGVIVRNIGEDTHIDVHVIVGYGTKISEVAYQVQSKVKYTLKKTVGLSVKSINIFVQGVRVTNF from the coding sequence ATGTCAATCGAAGTAAAGAATGAATATGGCAAGATTGATATTACAAATGATGTAATTGCCCAAATCGTAGGTGAAGCATCAATTGAATGTTATGGAATTGTAGGAATGGCGTCTAGACATCAGATTCGAGATGGGTTGACAGAAATATTGCGGAAAGAAAACTTTGCGCGCGGTGTGATTGTCCGTAATATTGGTGAGGATACACATATTGATGTGCATGTCATTGTTGGATACGGCACTAAAATTTCCGAAGTTGCGTACCAAGTTCAATCGAAAGTAAAATATACATTGAAAAAAACAGTAGGTCTTAGTGTTAAGTCAATTAACATTTTCGTTCAGGGAGTCCGTGTGACGAACTTTTAG
- the rpmB gene encoding 50S ribosomal protein L28, translated as MSKQCVITGRKAGVGNTRSHALNSSRRKWGANLQKVRILVNGKPKRVWVSARALKSGKVQRV; from the coding sequence ATGTCTAAACAATGTGTAATTACTGGCCGTAAAGCTGGTGTTGGTAACACGCGTTCACACGCATTAAACTCAAGCAGACGTAAATGGGGTGCGAACCTTCAAAAAGTACGCATTCTTGTTAACGGAAAACCTAAACGTGTTTGGGTATCTGCAAGAGCACTAAAATCTGGTAAAGTACAACGCGTATAA
- the spoVM gene encoding stage V sporulation protein SpoVM, giving the protein MRVYTFTLPKFVSGIVRKCMVVFQKDEKPKQASNKKKRRKNDKMPG; this is encoded by the coding sequence ATGCGCGTCTATACATTTACTTTACCTAAATTTGTAAGTGGAATTGTAAGGAAATGCATGGTTGTATTCCAAAAGGATGAGAAACCAAAACAAGCTTCAAATAAGAAGAAAAGAAGGAAAAATGATAAAATGCCAGGCTGA